The genomic stretch CAGGGACACTCTACTTCCGGGTCTCATGAGCGATATAAGGACGCCAAGCGTCTTCAGTGGGAGAAAGAATGGGATTGCCTATCCAAGTTCAGAGAATATATATTAAGTAATGAACTGGCCAATGCCGATACGCTGGATAAAATAGAAGCAGAGGCCAAGGCTCAGGTGAGGAAAGAGAAAGAAGCTGCCTGGTCTATGTTTTCAAGTGATATCAAAAAGGAACTGAATGAAGCAGTGGCACTTTTGAGAGACGCCGCACAACATAGTACCAGAAAGGTAATCATCAACCAGCTTGCGGAAGAACTGTCCAAGACTATAAATCCAATTAGGAAAGATGTGGTTCTCGCTGTACGAAAGGCACTTTTGCTATTGAGATTGGACTCTGCTAAGGTAAAAGAAGGCTTGAAAGCATGGTACGATAAACAGTCAGACCTGAATGTGGACAGATATAACAGCCATCTCTACAGCCACTCACAGTGGAGTGTGTTGAATGTGCAGGAGGTGCCGGCAGTCTATACTGAAAAATCACCTCTGGTAGATGGAAGGGAGATTTTGCAATCTTATTTTGATTATACACTTGCCAATGATCCGCGGTTCTTCACCTTCGGTGAGGATGTGGGGAAAATAGGCGATGTGAATCAGGCTTTTGCTGGACTGCAGGCAAAACATGGTGAGCTGCGGGTAAGCGATACAGGAATCAGAGAATGTACTATTATTGGTCAGGGGATAGGCACAGCACTGCGAGGACTGAGACCTCTGGCTGAGATACAATACCTTGATTATTTGTTGTATGGTTTGCAGATGCTTTCGGATGACCTGGCTTGTCTTCACTACCGTACCAAAGGGGGGCAGAAAGCGCCATTGATTGTGCGCACTCGGGGCCATCGCTTGGAAGGGGTGTGGCACTCCGGTTCTCCTATGGGAATGATCCTCTCAAGTCTTCGGGGCATGGTAGTATGTGTGCCTAGGGATATGACCCAAGCTGCGGGGATGTATAATGCTTTATTGAAGTCTGATGAACCTGCCATTGTCATCGAATGTCTGAACGGCTATAGGTTGAAGGAAAAAATGCCGGAAAATCTAGGGCAATATACTGTGGAGCTGGGTAAGCCTGAAATTCTTAGAGAGGGGAAAGACCTGACCATAGTTACTTATGGATCCATGTGCAAAATAGTGATGGAATCAGCCAAAGAACTTGCTGAAATCGGCATCGAAATAGAAGTGCTGGACGTGCAGACGCTGTTGCCTTTTGATGTACACGGGATCATAGGGCAGTCCATCAAAAAGACCAACCGGGTGATTTTTGCGGATGAAGATGTGCCTGGAGCTGGTTCCGCATTTATGATGCAGCAAGTGATAGAAGGTCAGGATATGTTCAGGTATCTGGATTCAGAACCACAGACTATAGCTGCCAAAGCCCACAGACCAGCGTATTCCTCTGATGGGGACTATTTTTCCAAACCTAGTGTGGAAGATGTGGTGGAGAAAGTTTATGCCATAATGAGTGAGGTAAATCCTAAAAAATATCCGGTTTTATAAAAAATGCGGAAAATCATAACAGTAAAAAGCCCTCAGATGCAGGGCTTTTTTTAATGGTTGTTCATTTCGAGACTTAACATTTGGTCGCCAACCGCACAAAATCGGAATGACATTGTAATGTTATCTCGATCCGCCGCGGCGGAGAGATCTAAAGCAATACTACAAAATTCACCTTCTAGTTATTTGAGAGAGCGTTACTTCCGGGCTTGATACCTCATTACTCCGATTGAGCGCCCTATCCTGAACAGCCACATCAATTCTTAAGGTATCGTTTCTGAAAATAGCTTCCCAGCCTGTGGATAGCATGGCATACCTAATATTTCCTTCAACTGCCTGTTCCACATCCGAAGTCAGCATTCGTGGAAAACGTCCATTAAATGTGGTGTAATATGGAGGGTCCTGCCATCTGAACTCGGTAAATTGTCCGTTTCTCTTGATAAAAAACTTTATGAAAATATTGTATTGGTTAGGGTTAGGAACTACCCAGATGGTATCATTTACAGTAGTGTTTCCTATCAGCGGTCTTACCACCCAATCGATTGGGTTGTAAGATGGTGCTTCCGCAGGTCTATTGGCATAGGTGATGAGATTACCGTTGGCGTCACGCTGGTAGTCCACTTCATGAAAAGGGGGGGCATTATCTGTACCGGACAAACCTAGGTCTCCTTCAGCATCCTGGAAATCAACACCGATAATCAGGGAATCTGAACCTGTGGTAGGGACATATTCTATGGATTCGAAGGTGATTTTAGGTACGGAGGGGTAATTGTCCGGTGGACTGATACAGGCAGCGGCGAGTACCAGCAAAAAGAATATTCCAAAATAGCTTTTTAAACGCATAGGGTGAAGGTAAATTTACCACCAAATTATACCAAATCTTTGGTTGCTTGATGCAAAATATAAAACGATGCAGGATTTTAAAAGTTTTTCAGTTAGGTTAAGAAATTTGAAGCCGGAAGAATTCGAACCTCTTGCACTGGAACTTTTTCAATTCCAATCCCAAGCCAATCCAATTTACGGAAAATATCTTCAGGCTAGGTCAATAGATACGCAAGCTGTAAAATCTTTGGATCAGATTCCTTTTTTGCCGATCCGATTCTTCAAAGACCACGAAGTCATTTCAGGAAAGAAAGCTGATTTTCCTGGGTACTTCTCTAGCAGCGGTACCACAGGCATGATTACCAGCAGGCATTATTTCTGGTCTGAGGAATGGTATCTGGAACATGCGCAGCAGCTTTTTGAAGAAAAATATGGGGCTTTAAAAGAGTATCATGTACTGGCACTTTTGCCTGCTTATCTTGAAAGAAAAGGAAGTAGCCTGGTAAGCATGGCTAATCATTTCATAAAGGAAAGTGAGTCCGTGCATTCAGGTTTTTACCTGTACAATCAGGACGAGTTGCTTGAAAAGATGGAGCTTCTTGCTGGAGATAATCGTAAAATTCTTCTATTGGGTGTCACGTTTGCTTTGCTGGATTTGGCCGAATCAGGTAAAAAATTTTCGCCTCCTTCCAATCTGTTGGTAATGGAGACCGGCGGGATGAAGGGGAGGAGGAAGGAAATGATAAGAGAGGAAGTACACGAGGTACTGAAGCCCTTTTTTGGTGTGGACACCATCCATTCCGAATATGGTATGACAGAACTTATGTCCCAGGCCTATTCCAAAGGTGAGGGGAAATATGTCTTACCTAAAGCGATGCGCGTTGTACTTAGGGACGTGAATGATCCGCTCTCTTTCTCCAGCCGGTCACAAGGGGGGATCAACGTGATTGATCTGGCAAATTTCCATTCTTGTGCTTTTATAGAAACCCAAGATCTGGGACGGTTTGATGAATCAGGAAGGTTGGAGGTGCTAGGAAGGTTCGACAACAGTGAGATCCGAGGCTGTAACCTCTTGGTTCAATAATTGCTATCTAATTATTAATTGAACATATTTGAAGGGAATAAATCAAAACATATGAAAAAATTAGCCACTGCAGCATTATTGATCGGTATATTAGCCTTGGGAGCATGTGCTTCCAGTAAGCCTTGTCCCGCATACGCCAAGGCTCCTTCTTCCCAGGACGCCAACAGCTAAAAAATACGCTGACTTAATAGTCAGCGTATTTTTTTATATCTTCCAGACTGATTTCAGTCTCTCCCAGAATCACCAGTCTTTCTACTACGTTTCTAAGTTCACGTATATTCCCTGTCCAAGGGTACTCCTGTAATTTTGCCAAGGCAGCCTTGCTTATGGTTTTTTTAGCGCCGCCATTTTCCTGGGCTATGTCATCCAGAAACTTATTGACCAAGAGCGGTATATCGTCTTTCCGGTCTTTCAGGGCCGGCACTTGGATGAGTATTACACTCAGTCGGTGATATAAATCCTCCCTGAATCTGTTTTCTTCAATTTCTTTTTTCAGATCCTTATTGGTAGCGGCCAATACCCGTACATCTACTTTGATGTCCTTGTCTGAACCCACTCTGTTGATCAGGTTTTCCTGGAGGGCACGGAGCACTTTTGATTGGGCAGAAAGAGACATGTCGCCGATTTCATCCAGAAACAAGGTGCCTCCCTGTGCCTGTTCAAATTTCCCCTGACGCTGTTTATGGGCTGATGTGAAAGCACCTTTTTCATGTCCAAAAAGCTCACTTTCTATGAGTTCGGAAGGAATAGCTGCACAATTCACTGCGACAAAAGGCTCTGAGGATCTATTGCTTTTGGCATGTACCCAATGGGCTACCAATTCTTTTCCTGTGCCGTTTGGCCCGGTGATCAGCACCCTTGCATCCGTAGGGGCTACCTTCTCAATCGTATCTTTTACCTGATGTATGGCTGCTGATTCTCCTACCATATCCAGTTTTTTGGAGAGTTTCTTTTTCAGCACCTTGGTCTCTGTGACGAGTTCCTTTTTCTCTAAGGCATTCCTTACAGTCAGCAAGAGGCGGTTAAGATCGGGTGGTTTAGGAATAAAATCGAAAGCTCCCTTTTTGGTAGCTTCTACGGCTGTTTCTATGCTGCCATGGGCAGAGATCATAATAAACTGAGGG from Algoriphagus sp. NG3 encodes the following:
- a CDS encoding thiamine pyrophosphate-dependent enzyme, producing the protein MSEVQSVPKTLNIPDLSKEAVLEDFRVAMISRHASLVGRKEVFMGKAKFGIFGDGKEIAQIAMARAFQLGDFRSGYYRDQTFMFAIGELTVQQYFSQLYAHTNVEAEPASAGRLMNGHFATRSLHEDGSWKDLTKMYNSAADISPTAAQVPKLLGLAYASKLFRENKGLKDLTKFSVNGNEVAWGTIGNASTSEGMFFETINAAGVMQVPMVISVWDDGYGISVPNEFHTTKSSISEVLAGFKRTDTEKGIEIIRVNGWDYEALMHAYVEAGDLARTSHVPVLIHVLEMTQPQGHSTSGSHERYKDAKRLQWEKEWDCLSKFREYILSNELANADTLDKIEAEAKAQVRKEKEAAWSMFSSDIKKELNEAVALLRDAAQHSTRKVIINQLAEELSKTINPIRKDVVLAVRKALLLLRLDSAKVKEGLKAWYDKQSDLNVDRYNSHLYSHSQWSVLNVQEVPAVYTEKSPLVDGREILQSYFDYTLANDPRFFTFGEDVGKIGDVNQAFAGLQAKHGELRVSDTGIRECTIIGQGIGTALRGLRPLAEIQYLDYLLYGLQMLSDDLACLHYRTKGGQKAPLIVRTRGHRLEGVWHSGSPMGMILSSLRGMVVCVPRDMTQAAGMYNALLKSDEPAIVIECLNGYRLKEKMPENLGQYTVELGKPEILREGKDLTIVTYGSMCKIVMESAKELAEIGIEIEVLDVQTLLPFDVHGIIGQSIKKTNRVIFADEDVPGAGSAFMMQQVIEGQDMFRYLDSEPQTIAAKAHRPAYSSDGDYFSKPSVEDVVEKVYAIMSEVNPKKYPVL
- a CDS encoding acyl transferase translates to MQDFKSFSVRLRNLKPEEFEPLALELFQFQSQANPIYGKYLQARSIDTQAVKSLDQIPFLPIRFFKDHEVISGKKADFPGYFSSSGTTGMITSRHYFWSEEWYLEHAQQLFEEKYGALKEYHVLALLPAYLERKGSSLVSMANHFIKESESVHSGFYLYNQDELLEKMELLAGDNRKILLLGVTFALLDLAESGKKFSPPSNLLVMETGGMKGRRKEMIREEVHEVLKPFFGVDTIHSEYGMTELMSQAYSKGEGKYVLPKAMRVVLRDVNDPLSFSSRSQGGINVIDLANFHSCAFIETQDLGRFDESGRLEVLGRFDNSEIRGCNLLVQ
- a CDS encoding sigma-54 dependent transcriptional regulator, translating into MSKILIIDDEKVIRATLREILEYEKYIVTEAQDGEEGFAKLLEEDYDLVLCDVKMPKMDGIEVLEKAKALEKSPQFIMISAHGSIETAVEATKKGAFDFIPKPPDLNRLLLTVRNALEKKELVTETKVLKKKLSKKLDMVGESAAIHQVKDTIEKVAPTDARVLITGPNGTGKELVAHWVHAKSNRSSEPFVAVNCAAIPSELIESELFGHEKGAFTSAHKQRQGKFEQAQGGTLFLDEIGDMSLSAQSKVLRALQENLINRVGSDKDIKVDVRVLAATNKDLKKEIEENRFREDLYHRLSVILIQVPALKDRKDDIPLLVNKFLDDIAQENGGAKKTISKAALAKLQEYPWTGNIRELRNVVERLVILGETEISLEDIKKYADY